The proteins below are encoded in one region of Paenibacillus albus:
- a CDS encoding LysR family transcriptional regulator, with amino-acid sequence MNIENLEAFVYVNHYGSFNKAADVLYLSQPSVTARIQSLERELDCKLFDRLGKQIVLTEKGKQFLPYAQQIMQTFQKGKLQIQQRKTIPHEIRVGATVSVSNYMLPELLPRLKQRYPDIHIKLITATSDELVTKLHNKELDLAFVRKIVHPTLLSVKFYEDPIRLYVYEDHPFTRKQEVSIADIGVHPLVFFECGSLDWMRVHRAFDNLAEQPNIEFLVDNSETAKKLVLGRAGICFLPQLCVRQEVASRQLIPIEIPEVSGITLQTNLITRGNEHSYFVDAFMELGKSLFGPIEIEAT; translated from the coding sequence ATGAATATAGAGAACTTGGAAGCTTTCGTATACGTCAACCATTACGGCAGCTTCAATAAGGCTGCAGACGTGCTCTATCTATCTCAGCCTTCCGTGACCGCAAGGATACAGTCTTTGGAGCGCGAGCTGGACTGCAAGCTGTTTGATCGGTTAGGTAAACAAATTGTGCTGACGGAGAAAGGGAAGCAGTTTCTTCCGTATGCGCAGCAGATTATGCAAACCTTCCAGAAAGGCAAGCTCCAGATCCAGCAGCGCAAGACAATTCCTCACGAAATTCGGGTCGGCGCAACGGTCTCCGTCTCCAACTATATGCTCCCGGAGCTGCTGCCGCGGCTTAAGCAGCGCTATCCGGATATTCATATTAAGCTCATTACCGCCACGTCGGATGAGCTTGTGACCAAGCTGCATAACAAGGAGCTGGACCTTGCATTCGTACGCAAAATCGTCCATCCCACATTGCTCTCAGTCAAATTCTATGAAGATCCGATTCGGCTTTATGTGTATGAAGATCATCCATTCACGAGAAAGCAGGAAGTATCTATCGCAGATATTGGCGTCCATCCATTAGTCTTCTTCGAATGCGGCTCTCTCGACTGGATGCGGGTGCACCGCGCGTTCGACAATCTCGCCGAGCAGCCGAATATTGAATTCTTAGTCGACAATTCCGAGACGGCGAAGAAGCTTGTCCTAGGGCGCGCCGGCATCTGCTTCCTGCCACAGCTATGTGTCAGACAAGAGGTTGCGAGCAGACAGCTGATCCCAATCGAGATCCCGGAGGTTAGCGGCATTACGCTGCAGACGAATCTGATTACGCGGGGCAACGAGCACTCCTATTTTGTCGATGCATTCATGGAGCTGGGCAAATCATTGTTCGGACCGATTGAGATAGAGGCGACATAG
- a CDS encoding phytanoyl-CoA dioxygenase family protein, with amino-acid sequence MLNNMTQEQEKAAQEFYEENGYWVSDIVFTAEEVAEMRAAHDRIWTLDYDGDGFPLWEWKPDDKPNRLRKIDNAWWINDVVKNAVTSPKLGKLAANLMNSEEARVWYDQVIYKPGTGKGEQTSAGNVGWHQDYMYWQCTDTTNLVTAWVALQDTDLNNGCMSVIPGSHKWGLLNSDGFFNEELEAVKRQMEVEAKPWREEPLILKAGQVSFHHSLTIHGSRQNFSNDPRLCVVGHYFPKGMAYEKKQNVDNIRLLGPRPKQGDLFNNEYFPLAYSASEQA; translated from the coding sequence ATGTTGAATAACATGACGCAAGAGCAAGAGAAAGCAGCACAGGAATTTTACGAGGAAAACGGTTATTGGGTGAGCGATATTGTGTTTACAGCGGAGGAAGTTGCCGAAATGCGTGCAGCACATGACCGCATCTGGACGCTTGATTATGACGGCGACGGATTCCCGCTCTGGGAGTGGAAACCGGATGACAAGCCAAACCGCCTTCGGAAGATCGATAACGCTTGGTGGATTAACGATGTTGTGAAGAACGCGGTTACGAGTCCGAAGCTCGGCAAACTGGCAGCGAACCTGATGAACTCGGAAGAAGCGCGTGTCTGGTATGACCAAGTGATCTACAAACCAGGTACAGGCAAAGGCGAGCAGACTTCTGCCGGCAATGTCGGCTGGCACCAAGACTACATGTACTGGCAATGCACGGATACAACGAACCTCGTTACCGCTTGGGTAGCGCTGCAAGATACAGATTTGAACAATGGCTGCATGTCGGTCATTCCTGGCTCGCACAAGTGGGGGCTGCTCAACTCGGATGGTTTCTTCAACGAGGAGCTGGAAGCCGTGAAGAGACAGATGGAAGTAGAAGCGAAGCCATGGCGTGAAGAACCGCTGATTCTAAAAGCAGGACAAGTAAGCTTCCACCATTCGCTTACGATTCACGGCTCGCGTCAGAACTTCTCGAATGATCCGCGCTTGTGCGTCGTTGGCCATTATTTCCCTAAAGGCATGGCTTACGAGAAGAAACAGAACGTCGATAACATCCGTTTGCTCGGTCCTCGTCCGAAACAAGGCGACCTGTTTAACAATGAATATTTCCCACTCGCATACTCGGCTTCAGAGCAGGCGTAA
- a CDS encoding GNAT family N-acetyltransferase, with protein sequence MSAIESITIRDVINEDREQVLKVLLAAYGQYEQVLPADKWELYRQSIIASFDQEGPEARIVAEADNTIVGSVQLFVSSAAAYGAPELGITGPIIRYLAVSPDQRGRGVATALIRESIKRSLRLGAEWLNLHTSDMMASAVSLYERLGFERAYDTDVQNGEILVKGYRINLKSDQTLQI encoded by the coding sequence ATGAGTGCAATTGAATCAATAACGATACGCGATGTGATAAATGAGGATCGGGAGCAGGTACTAAAGGTGCTGTTAGCTGCCTATGGACAATATGAGCAAGTGCTGCCCGCTGACAAGTGGGAGCTTTATCGGCAATCCATTATCGCCTCCTTCGATCAAGAAGGGCCGGAAGCCCGAATTGTAGCTGAGGCCGACAACACAATCGTTGGCTCGGTCCAATTGTTTGTTTCCTCTGCTGCAGCTTATGGTGCTCCCGAGCTTGGCATTACAGGACCGATCATCCGCTATTTGGCCGTCTCGCCGGATCAACGGGGCCGCGGGGTTGCGACTGCGCTTATTCGTGAGTCCATTAAGCGCTCCCTCCGCCTTGGAGCAGAATGGCTGAATCTGCACACCTCGGATATGATGGCGTCGGCGGTGAGCCTGTATGAACGGCTCGGCTTTGAGCGTGCTTATGACACCGATGTCCAGAACGGTGAAATTCTCGTGAAGGGTTATCGGATTAATCTGAAGAGTGATCAGACGCTTCAGATCTAA
- a CDS encoding amino acid ABC transporter permease: MGATFDISYVFQFIPKLLHTLGTTLFIVAGAMLLGLLFGFIAALPRLYKVPVLQRISQVYASFFRGTPILIQLFLFYYGLPEVLKLIGLDLSKAPVLFFVILTYGLHIGSYVSETIRSAVTSVDRGQVEAAYAIGMTGYQAFTRIVMPQALGIAVPVLSNVLIGLLKDTSLAFTLGVMELTGKSQTLASVTRHFIESYIALALVYLVISMILERLLLVAERRLLRHEKREDATEYSAFRRKSWLSLRLRLRSPRSIRLREEAQKP, from the coding sequence ATGGGCGCAACGTTTGATATCAGCTATGTGTTCCAGTTTATCCCGAAGCTGCTGCACACGCTTGGCACAACGCTCTTTATCGTAGCTGGGGCGATGCTGCTAGGACTACTATTCGGATTTATCGCTGCACTGCCAAGGCTATATAAGGTGCCAGTCTTACAGCGGATCTCACAGGTGTATGCGTCCTTCTTCCGAGGGACGCCGATCCTGATCCAGCTCTTCCTGTTCTATTACGGACTGCCTGAAGTGTTAAAGCTGATCGGTCTTGATCTGAGTAAAGCGCCGGTGCTCTTCTTCGTCATTCTGACCTATGGGCTGCACATCGGATCTTATGTTTCGGAGACGATTCGTTCAGCGGTCACTTCCGTGGACCGGGGACAGGTTGAAGCTGCATACGCGATAGGGATGACGGGCTATCAAGCCTTTACCCGTATCGTCATGCCGCAAGCGCTTGGAATTGCGGTGCCGGTGCTATCGAATGTGCTCATTGGGCTTCTCAAGGATACGTCGCTCGCATTTACGCTCGGCGTCATGGAGCTGACGGGGAAGTCGCAGACGCTTGCTTCGGTGACGAGACATTTTATCGAGAGCTACATCGCGCTTGCGCTGGTATATCTAGTTATCAGCATGATTCTGGAACGGCTGCTTCTTGTGGCAGAGCGTAGGCTGCTGCGGCATGAGAAGCGCGAGGATGCGACGGAGTATAGCGCGTTTCGCCGTAAGTCTTGGCTGTCACTGCGGCTTCGGCTTCGCAGCCCGCGCAGCATTCGTTTGAGAGAGGAGGCGCAGAAGCCATGA
- a CDS encoding S-layer homology domain-containing protein: MGLKDQAESTAEMSTKLNFKDADQLVKKYPWAVGYVAVALEKDLFTETDTDIQADKPATRLFAATLLVKAMGLDAEAKAKVNSHLDFKDADKIPAGSVGYVAVAIEKGLITGYEDGTFRPNQQVTRAELAALLGRTDEQLPENENDAAAITGKLKAAASGNAIVVVKPDNKEVALTLDSNVFIFRDNVKVAATALKAGDEVLVRTYNGKVVFIEVTKLAAQQPAVTTQVGGFNSFSVDAQGHVATVSITQTTNGSTQALVLNVSPDFAIVGDATKLVNGHAVELTIINNVVYTIKVLA; this comes from the coding sequence ATGGGACTGAAGGATCAAGCGGAATCGACAGCGGAGATGAGCACGAAGCTTAACTTCAAGGATGCTGACCAGCTTGTGAAGAAGTACCCTTGGGCTGTCGGCTATGTAGCAGTTGCGCTTGAGAAGGATCTGTTCACGGAGACAGATACGGATATCCAAGCGGACAAGCCTGCAACTCGTCTGTTCGCGGCAACGCTGCTCGTGAAAGCGATGGGTCTGGATGCAGAAGCGAAAGCTAAAGTGAACTCCCACCTCGACTTCAAAGACGCGGACAAAATTCCGGCAGGCTCTGTTGGTTACGTTGCGGTTGCAATCGAGAAAGGTCTGATCACAGGCTACGAAGATGGCACATTCCGTCCGAACCAACAAGTTACTCGCGCTGAGCTGGCTGCCTTGCTTGGCCGTACGGATGAGCAGCTGCCTGAGAATGAGAATGATGCAGCAGCAATTACAGGCAAGCTGAAAGCAGCAGCTTCGGGCAATGCAATCGTCGTTGTGAAACCGGACAACAAGGAAGTTGCGCTGACGCTTGATTCAAACGTATTTATTTTCCGTGATAACGTGAAGGTAGCAGCAACTGCGCTGAAAGCCGGCGATGAAGTGCTTGTGCGCACATACAACGGTAAAGTTGTGTTCATCGAAGTAACGAAGCTGGCAGCTCAGCAGCCTGCGGTAACTACGCAAGTTGGCGGCTTCAACTCGTTCTCCGTGGATGCACAAGGCCATGTTGCAACTGTGTCGATCACGCAAACTACTAATGGTTCGACACAAGCGCTTGTGCTTAATGTTTCTCCTGATTTTGCAATCGTTGGCGATGCGACGAAGCTCGTTAACGGACATGCCGTTGAGCTTACGATTATCAATAACGTGGTTTATACCATTAAAGTGCTGGCTTAA
- a CDS encoding transporter substrate-binding domain-containing protein → MKKTFLGPTGIALVALALVAAGCSSNNDAKTAASVNSNGAATEKVEKIVVGTGTQFPKVCFIDENGKLTGFDVELVKEIDKRLPGYEFEFQTLDFTNLLLSLETKKIDFVAHEMEKNPERSEKYLFNTVPYAHWKTKLIVAKDNNDIKSLDDLKGKKLLTTATSAEATLAENYNKDHDNAINIVYTSGAANDTVSQLTSGRVQATLGADFTLSLIDPKSDLKAVGDALEEADVLFVFRKDDPKEKKLADAVDGALNEIKADGTLSKLSTTWLGADYTQ, encoded by the coding sequence ATGAAAAAGACATTTTTAGGGCCGACTGGAATTGCACTCGTAGCACTGGCGCTGGTGGCGGCAGGGTGCTCCTCAAATAACGATGCGAAAACAGCCGCAAGCGTAAACAGCAATGGAGCAGCAACGGAGAAAGTGGAAAAAATCGTTGTCGGCACAGGAACGCAGTTTCCGAAAGTATGCTTCATCGACGAGAACGGCAAGCTGACCGGCTTCGACGTCGAGCTGGTGAAAGAGATCGACAAGCGTTTGCCAGGCTATGAATTTGAGTTCCAAACGCTGGATTTCACGAACCTGCTGCTCAGTCTTGAGACGAAGAAGATTGATTTTGTCGCTCATGAGATGGAGAAGAATCCGGAACGCTCGGAGAAGTACCTCTTTAATACAGTGCCATATGCACATTGGAAAACAAAGCTGATTGTAGCGAAGGACAACAATGATATTAAGTCGCTGGATGACTTGAAAGGTAAGAAGCTGCTAACTACCGCTACTAGCGCGGAAGCGACGCTAGCGGAGAATTACAATAAAGATCACGACAATGCGATCAATATTGTCTATACAAGCGGCGCGGCGAACGATACGGTAAGCCAGCTGACGAGCGGCCGTGTGCAAGCGACGCTAGGCGCAGACTTCACACTCTCCCTCATTGATCCGAAGAGCGATCTGAAGGCTGTAGGAGATGCGCTGGAAGAAGCGGATGTACTGTTCGTCTTCCGCAAGGACGACCCGAAAGAGAAGAAACTGGCTGACGCTGTCGATGGCGCGCTGAACGAAATCAAGGCTGACGGCACGCTGAGCAAGCTTAGCACAACGTGGCTGGGAGCCGACTATACGCAATAA
- a CDS encoding LLM class flavin-dependent oxidoreductase, translated as MAIKLSILDQTIVYPGETATDAFQHTIALAQRAEAIGYHRFWVSEHHDSGFVGGSSPEVLISHLLAKTSSIRVGSGGVMLQHYSPYKVAENFNVLSALAPGRVDLGIGRAPGGLPRSTQALQRGVKDAPSLTEKIEELGAFIHDTLAEDHPLHGLTASPKPELPAELYVLGTSVGSAEIAASLGLPYVFSQFINSDEKVALAAFEAYQQQFDRSFGREPLPIFALAAIVAETDEEAIALAGDHTQVKIHLESGKTLTVGTVEQAEEYGRQSNEKYRIEITKPEVTKGSQETVRNRLLELQQRYSVDEFIVTAAIPSIEKRIRSFELLKEAFAEVSAEVSVVG; from the coding sequence ATGGCCATTAAGTTAAGCATTTTAGACCAAACGATCGTTTATCCGGGCGAGACTGCAACTGACGCCTTTCAGCATACAATTGCGCTGGCACAGCGTGCCGAAGCAATCGGTTATCACCGATTCTGGGTATCCGAGCATCATGATTCAGGCTTTGTCGGCGGTTCATCGCCGGAGGTGCTGATCTCTCATTTGCTCGCCAAGACGTCGAGCATTCGCGTCGGCTCCGGCGGGGTTATGCTCCAGCATTACAGCCCTTACAAAGTGGCGGAGAACTTCAATGTCTTGTCCGCGCTGGCACCTGGACGTGTCGATCTTGGTATCGGCCGAGCTCCGGGCGGGCTTCCGCGCTCTACGCAAGCTTTGCAGCGAGGTGTGAAGGATGCGCCATCGTTAACGGAGAAAATCGAGGAGCTTGGCGCCTTCATTCACGACACGCTCGCAGAAGATCATCCGCTCCATGGATTGACTGCTTCGCCGAAGCCGGAGCTGCCTGCTGAGTTATATGTGCTTGGCACAAGCGTCGGCAGCGCTGAAATTGCCGCAAGTTTAGGACTTCCATATGTATTCTCGCAATTTATTAATAGCGATGAGAAAGTCGCTCTTGCAGCATTCGAGGCGTATCAACAGCAATTTGACCGCTCTTTCGGAAGGGAACCATTGCCGATCTTTGCACTAGCAGCGATTGTGGCGGAGACTGACGAGGAAGCGATCGCGCTTGCCGGCGATCACACGCAGGTGAAGATTCACCTAGAGAGCGGAAAAACGCTCACGGTCGGTACTGTAGAGCAGGCAGAAGAATACGGACGGCAATCGAATGAGAAGTACCGCATTGAAATCACCAAGCCCGAAGTGACGAAGGGCAGCCAAGAAACGGTTCGTAATCGGCTGCTTGAGCTGCAACAGAGGTATAGCGTCGATGAGTTTATCGTGACGGCAGCAATACCTAGCATCGAGAAGCGCATTCGATCGTTCGAGCTGCTGAAGGAAGCTTTCGCAGAGGTTTCCGCAGAAGTTTCCGTTGTCGGTTGA
- a CDS encoding amino acid ABC transporter permease — MKLDPAFIWTALVQLLSAIPTTLLITAVSVICGFVIGTAVALIRIYKVPVLYPIAVSYVTFIRGTPMLTHLLIIYFGLPMIVDGLCAQLGIDFRSASIPMIDFAFISFSITAGAYMSEVVRSGLLVVNRGQIEAAYSVGMTTPQALRRIVFPQALAASVPNLANSVIGMLHASTLAFTVSVVDINAKAQIVASTNWKFFEAYLAAAILFWGMTVLIERFAAIVEKRINLYNRGGVA, encoded by the coding sequence ATGAAGCTGGATCCTGCCTTTATATGGACGGCGCTCGTTCAGCTGCTGTCCGCCATTCCTACTACGTTACTTATTACAGCAGTATCCGTGATTTGCGGTTTTGTCATCGGGACTGCAGTTGCACTCATTCGCATCTATAAAGTGCCTGTGCTTTATCCGATTGCGGTCTCCTATGTGACATTCATTCGCGGTACACCGATGCTAACGCATCTGCTCATCATTTATTTTGGCCTTCCGATGATTGTTGACGGGCTGTGTGCACAGCTTGGGATTGACTTTCGGTCAGCATCAATTCCGATGATCGATTTTGCCTTCATCTCCTTCTCGATTACAGCAGGCGCCTACATGTCGGAAGTGGTTCGTTCCGGACTGCTCGTGGTCAATCGCGGACAGATCGAAGCTGCCTATTCCGTCGGAATGACGACGCCGCAAGCGCTGCGGCGGATTGTATTCCCGCAAGCTCTGGCTGCGAGTGTGCCGAATCTCGCTAACTCTGTCATCGGGATGCTGCATGCATCTACGCTTGCTTTTACCGTATCCGTCGTTGATATCAATGCCAAAGCGCAGATCGTCGCATCGACGAATTGGAAGTTCTTCGAGGCTTACTTGGCTGCAGCGATATTGTTCTGGGGGATGACCGTACTGATCGAGCGGTTCGCCGCGATAGTTGAGAAACGCATCAATCTGTACAACCGAGGTGGGGTCGCATGA
- a CDS encoding ABC transporter permease, with translation MERSVEALWRSRSAAFWRESMPYFRYMAQSGLPGVTIMALLAGISGYGILLRNLPANFPFVLVGVLVLTPLICWSPLRTWLREADIVFLVPREAEMPAYIRRSMRYNGMAGMAVVLIGCAAYLPLYHAGDGRTSAVFVVLASLVIKLLQIQAAWRERQIVNGGSRRLLRVLRWVATALAITALLKASLLIYFANWFVLFAIIYTRLPRYPIPWLTLIEEEKRTRRRYTVFFSAFADIPTESAGVKTRKYAGWVARLIPYRKSNAFFYLYTQTLIRTELGGILLRLTALGLFTGWLSAYSALFAGWGSAGVCLLFVWLTGVQLRALAQAHRHSVWRHVYPLPEATRQAAVLRVDRRASLLCALIIWLPQGIWLLPKGYTVQAGASLVIALLYVLVLRPASVKKKMSADPEED, from the coding sequence ATGGAACGCTCGGTTGAGGCGCTGTGGCGTTCCCGGTCGGCCGCGTTCTGGCGGGAATCGATGCCTTACTTCCGCTATATGGCGCAGAGCGGGCTGCCAGGTGTGACTATTATGGCGCTGCTTGCTGGCATATCCGGGTACGGAATATTGCTTCGCAATCTGCCGGCTAACTTCCCGTTCGTGCTTGTCGGCGTCCTCGTGCTGACGCCCCTCATCTGCTGGAGTCCGCTCCGAACCTGGCTTCGGGAGGCGGATATCGTCTTTCTTGTCCCGCGCGAAGCGGAGATGCCGGCCTATATTAGGCGATCCATGCGCTACAACGGGATGGCAGGCATGGCAGTCGTGCTTATTGGCTGCGCCGCGTATTTGCCGCTTTATCATGCGGGCGACGGACGGACAAGCGCCGTCTTCGTGGTGCTTGCGAGCTTAGTGATCAAGCTGCTGCAAATTCAAGCGGCGTGGCGGGAACGGCAGATCGTCAACGGTGGCAGCCGTAGATTGCTCCGCGTATTGCGATGGGTTGCGACAGCGCTTGCCATTACTGCGCTGCTCAAGGCGTCGCTGCTTATTTACTTCGCGAATTGGTTTGTATTGTTCGCTATCATCTACACTCGGCTGCCGCGCTACCCGATTCCATGGCTGACACTGATCGAGGAAGAGAAGCGCACGCGCCGAAGATATACGGTGTTCTTCAGCGCTTTCGCCGATATACCGACCGAATCGGCAGGGGTCAAAACCCGGAAATATGCAGGTTGGGTGGCTCGGCTAATTCCCTATCGCAAATCTAATGCATTCTTCTATCTGTATACACAGACGCTTATTCGCACTGAGCTTGGCGGCATCCTGCTGCGGTTAACGGCACTTGGCCTGTTTACAGGTTGGCTGTCCGCCTATTCTGCATTATTCGCGGGCTGGGGCTCTGCTGGCGTATGCCTGCTGTTCGTATGGCTAACCGGCGTTCAGCTAAGAGCATTAGCGCAGGCACACCGGCATTCCGTGTGGCGGCATGTCTATCCGCTGCCGGAAGCGACGCGTCAAGCGGCAGTGCTTCGCGTGGACCGCAGAGCATCGCTTCTGTGCGCACTGATCATTTGGCTGCCGCAAGGAATCTGGCTGCTACCGAAGGGGTATACCGTGCAAGCGGGAGCTTCACTGGTTATTGCGCTGCTCTACGTACTGGTACTGCGCCCTGCAAGCGTGAAGAAGAAGATGTCGGCAGATCCCGAAGAAGATTAG
- a CDS encoding ABC transporter ATP-binding protein → METVLSVKGLTGGYSPRRPVLHDLSFEVGAGEMVGLIGLNGAGKSTAIKHILGLMQPHKGEIRIGGHTLAEQPDTYRSSLAYVPESPLLFDELTVEEHLRLTGMAYDVPESVYGQRSESLLNEFYMTPKRGAFAAHLSKGMRQKVMIMNALLARPSLYVIDEPFLGLDPLAIRALLDKLVEVTREGSAVFMSSHILATVESYCSRFIVLHQGIIVAQGTLQDVCRAAGMREDRSSGVLEEAFYRLVTSKNDGNGDVGGGGTHHGTLG, encoded by the coding sequence GTGGAGACCGTTCTATCGGTAAAAGGATTAACAGGCGGGTACAGCCCGCGCAGGCCGGTGCTGCATGATCTGTCTTTCGAGGTCGGAGCAGGCGAGATGGTTGGATTGATCGGCCTTAACGGTGCAGGCAAAAGTACCGCAATTAAACATATACTCGGCCTCATGCAGCCCCATAAAGGAGAAATTCGAATCGGAGGGCATACGCTCGCGGAGCAGCCGGACACGTATCGCAGCTCGCTCGCCTATGTGCCGGAATCGCCGCTATTATTCGATGAGCTCACGGTGGAAGAGCATTTGCGCTTGACGGGGATGGCATATGACGTGCCGGAATCGGTGTATGGACAGCGGAGCGAGAGCTTGTTGAATGAATTCTATATGACCCCGAAGCGTGGGGCGTTCGCGGCACATCTGTCGAAGGGGATGCGGCAAAAGGTGATGATTATGAACGCGCTGCTGGCAAGGCCGTCGCTCTATGTCATTGATGAGCCGTTCCTTGGGCTTGATCCGCTCGCGATTCGTGCACTGCTCGATAAGCTCGTTGAGGTGACAAGAGAAGGCTCGGCGGTGTTCATGAGCTCGCATATCCTGGCGACGGTGGAGTCCTATTGCAGCCGGTTCATTGTGCTTCATCAAGGCATAATCGTGGCGCAAGGCACGCTGCAGGATGTGTGTAGAGCGGCCGGCATGCGAGAGGATCGCAGTTCAGGTGTGCTGGAAGAGGCGTTCTATCGACTTGTGACAAGCAAGAACGACGGTAACGGCGATGTCGGGGGCGGAGGCACTCACCATGGAACGCTCGGTTGA
- a CDS encoding helix-turn-helix transcriptional regulator, which translates to MGNSLLLPKLESLIQLVDSNWNHIRIHSCGFWENRGWNGPGRMFEFTYLVSGNIHLQQDRHQVDVRQGDLLFVQDTLRNSSCSDGDFELYYIGFYAEKPELADAIRDLFTQLELDTRPLQLQGLQQDFRSIMADLSFGRHDSVLVKQHFLHVLVRIYHGIVQTGRSAHERLIHAVINDLHELCRSEQKIKLGDVAARYSLNERYLNHRFKQETGVTIGNYITAIRVEHAKRLLETTAMPITTIAHATGFYDGAHFSRTFKSKEGISPQEYRALQQGIPQ; encoded by the coding sequence ATGGGAAACAGCCTTCTTCTTCCAAAGCTTGAATCCTTAATCCAGCTGGTCGACAGCAATTGGAATCATATCCGCATTCACTCCTGCGGCTTCTGGGAGAACCGCGGCTGGAACGGGCCTGGACGTATGTTCGAGTTCACCTATTTGGTTAGCGGCAATATCCACTTGCAGCAGGACCGGCATCAGGTTGATGTCAGGCAAGGCGACCTGCTCTTTGTACAGGACACACTTCGCAACAGTTCGTGTTCAGACGGCGACTTCGAGCTTTATTATATTGGCTTCTATGCGGAAAAGCCGGAGCTGGCCGATGCGATCCGTGATCTGTTTACACAGCTAGAGCTTGATACGAGGCCGCTTCAGCTGCAAGGGCTGCAGCAGGATTTTCGCTCCATTATGGCGGATCTCAGCTTCGGACGACATGATTCCGTACTGGTAAAACAGCATTTTCTGCATGTGCTTGTCCGTATCTATCACGGCATCGTGCAAACCGGACGGAGTGCACATGAGCGGCTCATTCACGCGGTTATTAATGATCTGCACGAGCTATGTCGGTCTGAGCAGAAGATTAAGCTTGGCGATGTGGCAGCACGTTATTCGCTTAATGAACGTTACCTCAATCACCGGTTTAAGCAGGAAACCGGTGTCACGATCGGTAACTATATTACGGCAATTCGCGTCGAACACGCCAAGCGGCTGCTTGAGACGACCGCAATGCCGATCACAACTATTGCGCATGCAACGGGCTTCTACGACGGCGCACACTTCAGCCGCACGTTCAAAAGTAAGGAAGGCATTTCGCCGCAGGAATATCGCGCTCTGCAGCAGGGGATCCCTCAGTAG
- a CDS encoding amino acid ABC transporter ATP-binding protein, with translation MIKLTGISKSFGKQQVLKGIDLQVNKGEVVVILGPSGSGKTTLLRCINYLERPNEGHIAIGDFNVDCKHAHKRDIYELRQRSAMVFQHYNLFRHKTALENVMEGLVIVQKLPKEEARRRSIEVLEKVGLGGKLDAYPSQLSGGQQQRVGIARALALNPEVILFDEPTSALDPELVGEVLAVIRKIAAEGITMIVVTHEMGFARDVASHVVFMDEGVIVEEGTPKEIFRMPKEERTKQFLKRIMPEPAYSI, from the coding sequence ATGATTAAGCTGACAGGAATATCCAAGTCGTTTGGCAAGCAGCAGGTGCTGAAGGGCATCGACCTGCAGGTGAATAAAGGCGAGGTTGTGGTCATTCTCGGTCCAAGCGGCTCGGGCAAAACGACCTTGCTGCGATGCATCAATTATCTCGAGCGGCCTAATGAGGGGCACATCGCGATTGGTGACTTCAATGTCGACTGCAAGCATGCCCATAAGCGCGATATCTACGAGCTGCGTCAGAGAAGCGCGATGGTCTTCCAGCATTATAACTTGTTCCGTCATAAGACAGCGCTCGAGAATGTAATGGAAGGGCTTGTCATCGTGCAAAAGCTTCCGAAGGAAGAGGCGCGCCGCCGCAGCATCGAGGTGCTGGAGAAGGTGGGTCTCGGGGGCAAGCTGGATGCGTATCCGAGCCAGCTGTCCGGCGGCCAGCAGCAGCGTGTTGGCATCGCCCGTGCGCTGGCGCTGAATCCGGAAGTAATTCTGTTCGATGAGCCGACGTCCGCGCTCGATCCTGAGCTGGTCGGTGAAGTGCTGGCGGTCATCCGCAAAATTGCGGCTGAAGGCATTACGATGATCGTCGTTACACATGAGATGGGCTTCGCTAGAGATGTCGCAAGCCATGTTGTGTTCATGGATGAAGGCGTCATTGTGGAGGAAGGCACGCCGAAAGAGATATTCCGCATGCCGAAGGAAGAGAGAACGAAGCAGTTTCTGAAACGGATTATGCCAGAGCCGGCTTATTCGATTTAA